Proteins found in one Quercus robur chromosome 2, dhQueRobu3.1, whole genome shotgun sequence genomic segment:
- the LOC126713440 gene encoding LOW QUALITY PROTEIN: E4 SUMO-protein ligase PIAL2-like (The sequence of the model RefSeq protein was modified relative to this genomic sequence to represent the inferred CDS: inserted 2 bases in 1 codon): MAGTAVTPSPTAGSMTGLNIGANVSASFVNSFRVAAVAERLATHVQPDFVSDDVEFFNLCLSLARGIDYAVANNEVPPKAQDLPLLLKQVCQRKNSLLLQAPIMVLMISVKNACKIGWFSKKETEELFALANELGSSFCSPGDINTGDSGSLSSVSKIMERFYPRMKMGQTLASLEVQAGYGAYVIDFHISKNTAHSPQEKIWLFVAQTDSIETSACIISPPQVNFLLNGKGVERRTNVHVDAGPQLPTNVTHMLKYGTNLLQAVGQFNGRYVIFVAFMSVMSSLDTPVLLDYVQPAVATVDSDSDIIEGPSRISLNCPISYSRIGTPVKGHSCKHLQCFDFGNFVDINSRRPSWRCPHCNQYVCYLDIRLDQNMVKVLREVGENVSEVIISADGSWKAVLESDDHVHPSREKTLKCQNEKTEQQESNSVSNSLPNVLDLTEDNDEMEVVSAGETEDRKPILASLPVASNLTLLPDSNTTSGVNQNSSSQLEEYWSGVLNSVSTSSAWSQRVGGISEPIPANLMQSPLLTDAVSPALNLELEGHGNTNFTTSLIQSQSSPNNFQLQQSQHAHSFNEYGRFPNLPFIPRHVSRTPIAVQALPAQSQTPNPQERPRSGLTPNGSLISPQVALPMAPTADAFNTICSDMERQQHFRAHMNPLQVSDIPSSLLQRPSVIQSRDHQDRSHASSRSHVSSPSVPPGLGHTAQSRLQSHYKTTSGLLTEFQNSHLQQAFNPRMPQSVGQSSSPIPPSSHPSRTQVQQGGGQVGISHRAGTTGSQPARYLANQNRYHPQNSRQAPSVPLLNQTSRTGQSLPVSADGLRASTGEQRGNMGGTSQAVPRADGLLDSTSEQNWRPSGRMRGSLSGRAYSDALSQFMIQPTQTAQTARPPPNSTPPASNVLPQLQALIANXTEMPAVLKRLISNDTAQVFGLSIL, from the exons atggccGGAACGGCGGTGACACCTTCACCGACGGCGGGGTCGATGACGGGGCTGAACATAGGGGCTAATGTATCGGCGTCGTTCGTGAACTCGTTCCGAGTCGCCGCCGTGGCTGAACGATTGGCCACCCACGTGCAACCCGATTTCGTATCCGACGACGTTGAGTTCTTCAATCTCTGCCTATCCCTCGCCAG AGGTATAGATTATGCAGTTGCAAACAATGAGGTCCCGCCCAAAGCTCAAGATTTACCTCTATTGTTGAAGCAG GTATGCCAACGTAAAAATAGTCTCCTTTTACAGGCACCTATCATGGTTCTTATGATCTCTGTAAAG AATGCTTGTAAGATTGGGTGGTTTTCAAAAAAGGAGACTGAAGAACTTTTTGCTCTTGCTAATGAG TTGGGTAGCAGCTTCTGCAGTCCAGGAGATATTAACACAGGAGATAGTGGTTCTCTCTCTTCTGTTAGCAAAATTATGGAGAG gTTCTACCCACGAATGAAGATGGGCCAGACACTGGCTTCTCTTGAAGTCCAG GCTGGATATGGGGCATATGTGATTGATTTCCATATTTCAAAGAATACAGCACATTCTCctcaagaaaaaatt TGGTTATTTGTAGCACAAACAGATAGCATAGAGACATCTGCATGTATTATAAGTCCCCCCCAAGTGAA CTTTCTTCTGAATGGGAAGGGAGTAGAGAGGAGGACTAATGTTCATGTG GATGCTGGACCACAGCTACCAACAAATGTGACTCATATGCTTAAATATGGGACAAATCTTCTACAAGCCGTGGGCCAGTTCAATG GTCGTTATGTTATATTTGTTGCCTTCATGAGTGTGATGTCATCACTTGACACTCCAGTGCTACTTGATTACGTGCAGCCTGCTGTAGCTACAGTTGATTCTG ATTCTGACATAATTGAGGGGCCATCGCGAATATCACTGAATTGTCCAATAAG TTATTCACGTATTGGGACTCCTGTCAAAGGACATTCATGCAAGCACCTTCAG TGTTTCGACTTTGGTAACTTTGTTGATATAAATTCAAGAAGACCATCCTGGCGCTGCCCACATTGTAATCAGTATGTCTGCTACTTGGATATTCGTCTTGATCAGAATATGGTTAAG GTCTTGAGAGAGGTGGGAGAGAATGTCAGTGAGGTGATTATCTCCGCAGATGGATCATGGAAGGCTGTACTGGAAAGTGATGATCATGTACATCCGTCACGAGAAAAGACCCTAAAGTGCCAGAATGAAAAGACTGAGCAACAAGAATCTAACAGTGTCTCAAATTCCCTTCCAAATGTTTTGGATCTTACTGAGGATAATGATGAGATGGAAGTAGTTAGCGCTGGGGAAACTGAAGACAGGAAACCCATACTGGCTAGTCTTCCAGTTGCTTCAAATTTAACTTTGCTGCCAGATTCAAACACTACAAGTGGGGTTAATCAAAATTCTTCTTCTCAATTAGAGGAATATTGGTCTGGTGTTTTGAATTCTGTGTCGACCTCCAGTGCTTGGTCTCAAAGAGTTGGTGGTATCTCTGAGCCTATCCCTGCCAATCTTATGCAGTCTCCTTTGTTGACTGATGCTGTATCTCCTGCACTTAATCTAGAACTTGAGGGTCATGGGAATACTAATTTCACCACCTCTCTAATACAAAGTCAAAGTTCTCCCAATAATTTTCAGTTGCAACAGTCACAACATGCACATTCCTTCAACGAGTATGGGAGGTTTCCTAACTTGCCTTTTATACCCAGACATGTGAGCAGGACTCCAATAGCAGTTCAGGCCCTGCCAGCTCAGTCTCAGACACCAAATCCACAAGAAAGACCAAGAAGTGGTTTGACTCCAAATGGTTCCTTGATTTCTCCTCAGGTTGCCCTTCCTATGGCACCCACAGCAGATGCTTTCAATACAATATGTAGTGATATGGAAAGGCAACAGCACTTTAGAGCACATATGAATCCACTTCAGGTGTCAGATATTCCTTCATCTTTATTGCAGCGTCCCTCAGTGATACAG AGCCGGGATCATCAAGATCGTTCACATGCTTCCAGTCGTTCACATGTTTCCAGTCCATCAGTCCCACCCGGTCTTGGCCATACAGCTCAGAGTCGATTGCAAAGTCATTACAAAACAACTTCTGGGCTTTTAACtgaatttcaaaattcacacctgCAGCAAGCTTTTAACCCAAGGATGCCCCAGTCTGTGGGTCAATCTTCAAGCCCTATTCCACCATCTTCGCACCCCTCGCGGACCCAAGTTCAGCAAGGTGGTGGACAAGTTGGAATCAGTCACAGAGCAGGAACTACTGGTAGCCAACCAGCTAGATATTTGGCTAATCAGAACCGATATCATCCCCAGAACAGTAGACAGGCACCATCTGTTCCACTTCTAAATCAAACGTCCAGAACAGGGCAGTCCCTTCCAGTGAGTGCTGATGGCTTAAGGGCATCCACAGGGGAGCAAAGAGGGAACATGGGAGGGACGTCACAAGCAGTTCCAAGGGCTGATGGTTTGCTGGATTCAACATCAGAGCAGAATTGGCGGCCTTCTGGTCGAATGCGTGGAAGCTTGTCAGGTCGGGCTTATTCTGATGCTCTTAGTCAATTCATGATTCAGCCAACCCAGACAGCTCAAACTGCGAGACCACCACCAAATTCGACTCCTCCAGCATCTAATGTTTTACCACAACTGCAGGCATTGATCGCAAA AACAGAAATGCCCGCAGTCCTCAAACGTCTAATATCCAATGACACAGCCCAAGTATTCGGCCTGAGCATTTTATAG